One window of Triticum dicoccoides isolate Atlit2015 ecotype Zavitan chromosome 5A, WEW_v2.0, whole genome shotgun sequence genomic DNA carries:
- the LOC119304335 gene encoding germin-like protein 8-5, which translates to MASSPSFLLLAALLALVSWQAIASDPGPLQDFCVADMHSPVRVNGFVCKNPMEVNADDFFKAAALDKPRVTNKVGSNVTLINVMQIAGLNTLGISIARIDYAPLGQNPPHTHPRATEILTVLEGTLYVGFVTSNLPAPARNKFFSKVLNKGDVFVFPVGLIHFQFNPNPHQPAVAIAALSSQNPGAITIANAVFGSDPPISDDVLAKAFQVEKNTIDWLQAQFWENNHN; encoded by the exons ATGGCAtcctccccttccttccttctccttgccGCTCTTCTTGCCTTGGTCTCATGGCAGGCCATTGCCTCCGACCCTGGCCCGCTCCAGGACTTTTGTGTCGCCGACATGCATTCACCAG TGCGTGTCAATGGATTTGTTTGCAAGAACCCGATGGAGGTCAATGCTGATGACTTCTTCAAGGCAGCCGCCCTCGACAAGCCTAGGGTGACCAACAAGGTTGGCTCCAACGTCACCTTGATCAATGTCATGCAGATTGCCGGACTCAACACCCTCGGCATCTCAATCGCGCGCATCGACTATGCTCCCTTGGGCCAGAATCCACCACATACGCACCCCCGCGCCACTGAGATCCTCACAGTGCTCGAGGGGACACTATACGTTGGCTTTGTCACATCCAACCTGCCCGCCCCAGCTAGAAACAAGTTCTTCTCGAAGGTGCTCAACAAAGGTGATGTGTTTGTCTTCCCCGTGGGGCTCATCCACTTCCAATTCAACCCCAACCCCCATCAGCCCGCCGTTGCAATTGCCGCGCTCAGCAGCCAGAACCCAGGGGCTATCACAATTGCCAATGCAGTGTTTGGGTCAGACCCGCCAATATCCGATGATGTTCTTGCCAAGGCGTTTCAGGTGGAAAAGAATACAATAGACTGGCTCCAGGCTCAGTTCTGGGAGAACAACCACAACTAA
- the LOC119304334 gene encoding uncharacterized protein LOC119304334 has translation MALAALESCFRAVPPEAVAAVVDCVLASSPSASPSEFFRSLLDSFPKAQDGGHGHAAALSHAAALCHLLPRLGDDPRDALRALLWGVFLPLLRREDAQPSRLQQQATALMCDAVSSARSWDLLGATILPFCVRSCAAAMALPTTHQYDGDDSIVYRYHWDAAVAPDDGLSGKAGLLPLSRATALLASLLGDALKRRRETHEEGADASLDALVQNLTWDLSRLVLKMFDLGQEYRSCATRVLLQPMLTSLADVSCVTVEFGAVQLKLSRSGFLESIWNSCVSLFSLGRPERLDAYAILSLYFSVLKSGHQGAIPGADEVQNFDLRNVTEFWDELRRGLVDKDSSIRKQAFYVLKTSLSIFSFGNDGSQRCSGRSPAALPGQDKSNAAVTKKERWANKEAKSLGVEEIKQSDEQCSSGQDRWKVFLLLYEMLQEFGTHLVEAAWAHQVLLLFESTPQSDYLNHISYRAFHAQMESVEGIFNWMTVLWERGFTQDNPQVRCLVMQSFLDIEWERYKGYAQMVPRGFVLGPLIRGLNDVVHHKDFGVGGVYNSEAIKGAERFFSNYARKLTIRERLHLVWSLASAAKQDSFGRPGLMTLAFCIASCACQSDTHDLPCGSAVNKLAKCNGDTSIAVNTADFLDALWVLSERSKHHFNPKYRLKVCEQVIKAVASLTSAAEIPLNQLFNFISTIPRECTDSTGPLRGTVQKWLLQKKECSERNTLLDELIDFPTTFMKHTGIEGSYLYDDEDVGAWEAEARRWARTLLLVTSEEHHFKQIFTFLENCGNKLSEHSSTRKCADVKFFIIIICLIEELEVRQKKLVHQNNAIAGGGSDMTNGLEHHALTQMFEKSLLSVLENMVAFSKQSCSVFWLKNTDMDLPCSIKGKLGGPSQRRLATSITSSVLQCIWSMRCASSVVSWCNHYTSDVSFHSAFSFLWEFCWEVIQHCTYATETGAELHLAAYEALAYVLAALCTAPFSQFLDFVEAKQTNQTIILSLDLLATTFLGNINNLLTNGVLTRSRRAVLMCWKWLCVDSLLSISGCCDENESQMKTLGSFYSDSTLQSIFLDITESLENAGENSVVSILRCVRSVLGLIHLNRSHQNLSSLGISYEMMMQLVKSSWVLHLSCNKRRVAPIAALLSAILHPSIFPNLEMHQTNEKGPGPLKWFVETLLNEGSKSPRTIRLAALHLSGLWLMYPKTLRFYMEELKLLALYGSVAFDEDFEAELSKNHEARFEVSMLAQSPDREFTEVFINTELYARVSVAALFHQLWKQIKEKSKLEAEEALQCGKLFLLKLLDSAVNDNDLSKELYKKYSSVHRRKVRVWQMICVLSHYVEEDIVEEVTSTVHTCLYRNNLPAVRQYLETFAILIYLKFPTLAEAQLVPIFNDHGMRQQALSSYVFIAANVILHSGELVVQRNHLNQLLPPIISFLTSHHHSLRSFTQLLVHAVFSKLWHILQLESSENPSIERRCFQDLKKYLVENTDCARLRVSIEGFLDVFDPDISGTPPGIFTARIESSGFECVPVSVLERVNNFLNDVREELRHSMIKDSATIKNEGLAVRKHEEGTEEKIVASQDFQKKIIPHRDSEQAASSNSAVMGNNDISRLLFEMEEDDDTFNLAVESRKEAAETVRQSRQDLIVVASLVERIPNLAGLTRTCEIFRAGGLAVGDMGVVQDKQFRLISVTAEKWVPMVEVPAESVRAFLQRKRAEGYTVVGLEQTANSVALDEFVFPAKTVVVLGREKEGIPVDIIQEAVDVCVEIPQLGVVRSLNVHVSAAIAIWDYTRQQRARSSSL, from the exons ATGGCGCTCGCCGCCCTCGAGAGCTGCTTCCGCGCCGTCCCGCCCGaggccgtcgccgccgtcgtcgactGCGTGCTCGCCTCCTCCCCCTCCGCCTCGCCCTCTGAGTTCTTCCGCTCCCTCCTCGACTCCTTCCCCAAG GCGCAGGACGGCGGCCACGGCCATGCCGCCGCCCTCTCCCACGCCGCCGCGCTCTGCCATCTGCTCCCCCGCCTCGGCGACGACCCCAGGGACGCCCTGCGCGCGCTGCTCTGGGGGGTCTTCCTGCCGCTCCTCCGCCGGGAGGACGCCCAGCCCAGCCGGCTCCAGCAGCAGGCGACCGCGCTCATGTGCGACGCCGTCTCCAGCGCCCGGTCCTGGGACCTGCTCGGAGCCACCATCCTGCCCTTCTGCGTCCGGTCCTGCGCTGCTGCAATGGCTTTGCCCACCACCCACCAGTATGATGGTGACGACTCCATTGTGTACCGCTACCACTGGGACGCTGCTGTCGCCCCGGATGATGGGCTGTCAGGGAAGGCAGGGCTGCTGCCGCTCTCCAGGGCCACCGCGCTCCTGGCGTCGTTGCTCGGAGACGCGCTGAAGAGGAGAAGGGAGACCCATGAGGAGGGCGCCGATGCTTCGCTGGATGCATTGGTGCAGAATTTGACCTGGGACCTGTCCAGGCTGGTGCTCAAGATGTTTGACCTCGGCCAAGAGTATCGGTCTTGCGCCACCCGGGTCCTCCTGCAGCCTATGCTGACTTCACTAGCAGATGTTTCTTGCGTCACCGTCGAGTTCGGTGCGGTCCAGCTTAAGCTATCTAG GTCtggtttcttggagtccatttggaaCTCCTGTGTCTCTCTGTTCTCTCTTGGCCGCCCTGAGCGGCTGGATGCGTACGCTATACTCTCTCTGTACTTCTCGGTGTTGAAATCGGGACATCAGGGTGCTATCCCTGGAGCTGACGAGGTCCAGAACTTTGATCTAAGGAATGTCACTGAGTTTTGGGATGAACTACGCAGGGGGCTG GTTGATAAGGACTCTTCAATAAGGAAGCAGGCCTTTTACGTCTTGAAAACATCGTTAAGCATATTTTCTTTTGGAAATGATGGGAGCCAGCGATGCTCTGGCAGGAGCCCAGCTGCTTTGCCTGGTCAAGACAAATCAAATGCCGCTGTGACAAAAAAAGAAAGGTGGGCTAACAAAGAGGCCAAGTCCCTAGGTGTTGAAGAAATCAAGCAATCAGATGAACAATGTTCAAGTGGTCAAGACCGATGGAAGGTCTTTCTGTTACTCTATGAGATGCTCCAGGAGTTTGGGACACATTTAGTTGAGGCAGCCTGGGCACACCAG GTGCTGTTATTGTTTGAGTCTACACCACAGAGTGACTATTTGAATCACATATCGTACAGAGCTTTTCATGCTCAGATGGAATCCGTGGAAGGAATTTTCAACTGGATGACGGTACTGTGGGAGCGTGGGTTTACTCAGGATAATCCTCAAG TGCGGTGCCTGGTAATGCAATCCTTTTTGGATATTGAATGGGAACGTTACAAAGGCTACGCCCAAATGGTCCCTAGAGGCTTTGTTCTTGGCCCTCTCATACGTGGTTTGAATGATGTAGTTCATCATAAGGATTTTG GTGTTGGTGGTGTGTATAATTCAGAAGCCATAAAAGGTGCAGAGAGGTTTTTCAGCAATTATGCCCGGAAATTGACGATACG tGAGCGTTTACATCTGGTTTGGAGTCTGGCATCTGCTGCTAAACAAGATTCATTTGGCCGACCAGGATTAATGACTCTTGCATTCTGTATTGCGTCATGCGCTTGTCAGTCAGATACACATGACTTACCATGTGGGTCTGCTGTCAACAAATTGGCAAAATGCAATGGAGATACATCTATAGCAGTCAATACTGCGGATTTTTTAGATGCCTTATGGGTTCTTAGTGAGAGGAGTAAACACCACTTTAATCCAAAGTATCGCCTAAAAG TTTGTGAACAGGTTATCAAAGCCGTAGCATCGTTGACAAGTGCAGCTGAAATTCCACTCAATCAGCTTTTTAATTTCATTTCCACAATACCTCGAGAGTGTACTGATTCTACTG GACCACTGAGGGGCACAGTCCAGAAATGGCTTCTTCAGAAAAAAGAATGTTCTGAGAGGAACACTTTGTTGGATGAGCTTATTGATTTCCCGACCACCTTCATGAAGCACACAGGCATAGAGGGGTCGTATTTATATGATGACGAGGATGTGGGCGCATGGGAAGCTGAAGCACGGAGGTGGGCTAGGACCCTTCTTCTTGTAACCTCAGAGGAACATCATTTCAAGCAAATATTTACG TTCCTGGAGAATTGTGGTAACAAGCTTTCTGAGCATTCTTCAACGAGAAAATGTGCTGACGTGAAGTTTTTTATCATCATTATATGCTTGATCGAGGAGCTTGAAGTGAGACAGAAAAAGCTTGTTCACCAAAATAATGCAATCGCCGGTGGAGGTTCAGATATGACAAATGGATTAGAGCACCATGCTCTCACTCAGATGTTTGAAAAATCATTGCTTTCAGTTCTG GAAAATATGGTGGCCTTCAGCAAGCAATCTTGCTCAGTTTTCTGGTTAAAAAATACAGACATGGATTTACCATGTTCTATTAAAGGAAAGCTTGGAGGTCCGAGTCAACGTCGTTTAGCTACTTCTATAACCTCTTCAGTGTTGCAGTGT ATTTGGTCTATGAGGTGTGCTAGTTCTGTTGTCTCATGGTGTAACCACTACACCTCTGATGTTTCTTTTCATTCAGCATTTTCATTCCTCTGGGAATTCTGTTGGGAAGTGATCCAGCATTGTACTTATGCCACTGAG ACTGGAGCTGAACTTCACTTGGCAGCTTATGAAGCTCTAGCTTATGTTCTAGCAGCTCTATGTACTGCTCCCTTTTCTCAGTTTCTGGATTTTGTGGAAGCAAAGCAAACAAACCAAACCATCATATTATCATTGGATCTTCTGGCGACCACTTTTCTTGGTAATATAAACAATCTCCTTACAAATGGAGTCCTAACACGAAGCAGACGAGCTGTTTTAATGTGTTGGAAG TGGCTTTGTGTAGACTCCCTTTTATCAATTTCTGGCTGCTGTGATGAGAATGAATCTCAGATGAAGACATTAGGCTCCTTTTATTCAGATTCAACCCTCCAGTCAATCTTTCTTGATATCACTGAAAG TCTTGAAAATGCTGGCGAGAATTCTGTTGTATCCATCCTTAGATGCGTGAGGTCTGTTTTGGGGCTTATACACTTAAATAGGAGCCACCAAAATTTATCCTCTCTGGGCATCAGTTATGAG ATGATGATGCAATTGGTAAAGTCTTCCTGGGTCTTGCACCTTAGCTGCAATAAACGCAGGGTCGCACCAATTGCTGCACTACTGTCCGCAATATTGCACCCATCAATCTTTCCCAATTTGGAAATGCACCAGACAAATGAAAAAGGGCCAGGCCCTTTGAAATGG TTTGTCGAGACTCTTCTTAATGAAGGCTCAAAGAGTCCTCGAACTATTCGCCTGGCAGCTTTGCACTTGAGTGGTCTATGGTTGATGTACCCCAAAACTCTTAGATTTTACATGGAGGAACTTAAGCTATTAGCATTATATGGATCTG TGGCATTCGATGAAGATTTTGAAGCTGAACTGTCCAAAAATCACGAGGCAAGATTTGAAGTTTCCATGCTAGCGCAAAGTCCAGACCGTGAATTCACAGAG GTGTTCATTAATACAGAATTGTATGCCCGTGTTTCAGTTGCTGCTCTATTTCATCAGCTATGGAAGCAAATCAAAGAAAAGAGCAAATTGGAGGCAGAAGAAGCTCTTCAATGTGGCAAACTATTTCTGCTGAAACTTCTGGATTCAGCG GTGAATGACAATGATCTCTCGAAAGAACTTTACAAGAAATACAGCAGT GTACATAGGCGCAAAGTTCGTGTGTggcagatgatatgtgttttgtcaCACTATGTAGAGGAAGACATAGTTGAGGAAGTGACATCTACTGTTCACACCTGTCTTTAC AGAAATAACCTACCTGCTGTCCGGCAGTACTTGGAGACGTTTGCTATACTTATTTACTTAAAATTTCCAACACTG GCTGAAGCACAGCTTGTTCCTATTTTTAATGACCACGGAATGCGACAACAG GCACTATCTTCATATGTTTTTATAGCAGCAAACGTAATCCTCCATTCAGGGGAGCTGGTTGTCCAGAGAAACCATCTTAATCAACTGCTTCCTCCAATAATTTCATTTTTGACATCCCATCATCACAGTCTACGTAGTTTCACTCAG CTACTTGTCCACGCTGTTTTTTCCAAGTTGTGGCATATTTTGCAACTAGAAAGCTCAGAAAATCCATCCATCGAGAGGAGGTGCTTTCAAGATTTGAAAAAGTATCTGGTAGAGAATACCGACTGCGCAAG GCTAAGAGTTTCAATCGAAGGTTTCCTTGATGTTTTTGATCCTGATATATCTGGGACTCCACCGGGAATATTTACGGCCCGCATTGAG TCGTCTGGCTTTGAATGTGTTCCAGTGTCGGTGTTGGAGCGAGTAAATAACTTTTTGAAT GACGTGAGGGAGGAGCTGAGGCATTCTATGATAAAGGATTCAGCAACAATCAAGAACGAGGGTCTGGCGGTGAGAAAACATGAGGAGGGCACCGAAGAGAAGATAGTAGCCAGTCAAGATTTCCAGAAGAAGATCATACCCCACCGGGACTCGGAGCAAGCAGCGAGCAGCAACAGCGCGGTCATGGGCAACAATGACATCTCACGACTGCTCTTCGAGATGGAGGAAGACGACGACACGTTCAACCTTGCGGTGGAATCAAGGAAGGAGGCGGCGGAGACTGTGAGGCAGAGCCGGCAGGATCTGATCGTGGTGGCGTCACTGGTGGAGCGGATCCCGAACCTGGCGGGGCTGACCCGGACGTGCGAGATattcagggcgggcgggctggcggTGGGGGACATGGGGGTGGTCCAGGACAAGCAGTTCCGGCTGATCAGCGTGACTGCGGAGAAGTGGGTGCCGATGGTGGAGGTGCCGGCGGAGAGCGTGAGGGCGTTTTTACAGAGGAAGCGGGCGGAGGGGTACACGGTGGTGGGTCTGGAGCAGACAGCCAATAGCGTGGCGCTAGACGAGTTTGTGTTCCCGGCCAAGACGGTGGTGGTGCTGGGCAGGGAGAAGGAGGGCATCCCGGTGGACATCATCCAGGAGGCGGTGGATGTTTGCGTCGAGATCCCGCAGCTTGGCGTCGTCCGGTCACTCAATGTACATGtcagcgccgccatcgccatctGGGACTACACCCGCCAGCAGCGCGCGCGCTCCTCGTCGCTGTAG